Below is a genomic region from Gigantopelta aegis isolate Gae_Host chromosome 1, Gae_host_genome, whole genome shotgun sequence.
CGTTGTCGGAGAAGTCGAGGATCTCCAGGTTCCTCATCCTCTCGAACTCGCCTGGCAGACTCTTGATGTCGTTGCCGGATGCCACGAGAATCTTGAGCCTGTAGAGGTACGGGAAGCCCGTGGGCATCTGGTCGATGTGGTTGTTGGACACGTTCAGTTCGTGCAGCGAGGCCAGCACGTCGATGCGGTCCATGGGAAACGTGAGCAGCTCGTTGTTGGACAGGTCGAGCCGGATGAGCTTGTTCAGGTCGCCGAAGTGGTCCGGGAGGAGCTTCATCGCGTTGAACGACATGTCCAGCTCCTCCAGTGATACGAGCTTCGGGATCTCTGGAGAGAACTCGGCGATCGTGTTGTTGGCCAGGATCAGACGCTCAAGCTTCGACAGGGCGCTGATCTCGACGGGCAGCTCCGTCAGTTCGTTGATGCTGGCGTCCAGGGACAGCAGCGCCCGCAGCTTGCCAATGTTGGCGGTGAGGGAGGAGATGCAGTTGTTGGACACGTTCAAGTGGGCGAGCAGGCGAAGGTTGAAGACGGACGCCGGGATCTCGTCCAGCTGCAGGTGGCTGATCTCCAGGTGGGTGAGGTTCCTCAGGTGGTCCTTGTCGCCGATCATCACCATGGCCGATTTAATCTCCTCCGGGTTGATGACCAGCGGGTTCTGCGACAGGTAGAGCTTGCACACGGGTTTAGGGATGATCAGCTCTGTGAGGGCGTTGTTGGCCACGTCGAACGTGTGCAGTTGGTACAGGTGGTCGACACTCTTCGGCATGGCCGCGATCTCGTTGTGGCTCATCCGGAACGTCTCGAGGTTGCGCAGCTTTCGCAGGTCGGTCGGGATGGAGGCCAGGCGATTGTATGAGATGTCGAGGAACTGGAGGATCTGCTCCTGGCCCAGCGAGTCGGGCAGGACGGAGATTTTGTTTTTCGACACGTTCAGAGATTTCAGAGTCTTTATCTTCCCCACGGCTCCCGGCAGCTCCCTGATCCCGTTGTCGGAGACGTCGAGCGTCTTGAGGGATCTCATCTGAGAGATCTCCTCCGGGATGACCTCCACCATGTTCGAGGAGATGTACAGGTGCTCCAGCGAGCCCAGACTGACGGCGAACTTCATCGAGTTAAGCTTGTTTCCGGACACGTTCACCGTCTCGATGTACTTCAGTTCGTTTATTCCTTTCGGCACGAACTCGATCTGGTTGTTGGCAACGTTCAGCACCTTGAGCTTCTTCAGTTTCTCGAGATCGTTGGGCAGGACGGCGATCTCGTTGTTGGAGGCGTCAAACGTGTCCAGGGCGTAGCCCAGACTGCACAGCTCATCTGGAAGGAGTTTCAGCGAATTGTTCGACACGTTCAGGTAATACAGATACTTCACCATGCCTATCTGCGGCGGAAGCTCGTCCAGGGAGTTGTGCGACAGGTTGAGCCACGTCAGACACCTCAGCTTGCTCACGGAGTCTGGAATGAAGGCCACCGAGTTGTGAGACAGGTCGATCCGCTTGATCACGGGATTTTTTACGTTCACGGGCGGTATCTCCGTGATGCGGTTGTCGCTGAGGTTGATGAAGCCCGGCAGCTCGTACATGCCTTTCTTCAGCGACTTGATCAGGTTGTGCGAGACGTCGATGAAGTCCAGCGACGGCGACTTGCCGATGTTCTTCGGCAGGCCCCTCAGCCGGTTGTTGGACGCCTTGAGCACCTTCAGCGACGTGGCCTTGTGGATGGGCCGCGGCAGCGActtgatgttgttgttggtgaTGTCCAGCGAGTACAGCTTCTTCAACTTGGAGATGGTGGCCGGGAACGACGACAGGTTGTTGTTGCTGATGTCGATCAGCTGCAGGTGCTCCAGGTTGCCCAGCGACTTGGGAATCTTCTTGATCCGGTTGTTCTCCGCCGTAAACTGCACGGCCAGCGAACACACCTCTTCGTTCATGTAGATCTCGATGGGCAGACGAACCATGTTGGCCGTGCCGAACTTGAGGTGCACCCGGTTCGTGTCCGGCATCCGTTTGATGTAGAATTTTTTCAGAGGTTCCGGCAGTGAGATAATCTTGCTGCCCGGGCCCGTGGCCGGCGGAGGTTTCTCGTCCTTCTTCCGGCGGCGTGCGCTCATCTTTGTTTGGTGCTACTCCGCGTTTCTCGTCACTATATCAATCCAGGCAGGGCATCTGAAATAGTAattgtaatattagtagtagtagtagtagtagtagtagtagtagtagtagtagtagtagtagtagtagtagtagtagttgtaatagtagttgtagtagtagttgtagttgtaatagtagttgtagttgtaatagtagtgatagttgtagttgtaatagtagtgatagtggtagtggtagtggtagtagtacgtattattattattattagtattagtagtagtagtagtagtagtagtagtagtagtagtagtagtagtagtagtagtagtagtagtagtagaagtagtagtagtagtacgtattagtattagtagtagtagtagtagtagtagtagtagtacctattattattattattattagtagtagtagtagtagtagtagtagtagaagtagaagtagtagtagtagtagtagtagtagtagtagtagtagtagtagtagtagtagtgctaGTAGTAGTgctagtggtagtagtattgATTGTGGCGGTGGCGGTGGCGGTGGCGGTGGCAGTCAACAGCAAGATCTCTTATATGGACTTCCTGCACATACCATGCGTTTGGTACACCAACAGAAGAGCACTGGttgggtcgggggggggggggggggggcaacgaATGGGCTCGATCCTACAATCCACTGAACCCCGGGTTGCTAAGTAACACTGAGCTACACAGTATTTCTACACTCAATAGTACAATAAAAACATTCGTTAAAGTGGCTAGAGTGCTTTTGTATCGTCTGTCGctaaatatctctctctctctctctctctctctctctctctctctctctctctctctctctctctctctctctctctttgtgtgtgtgtctctgtctctctctgtgtgtctctccccctgtctctgtctgtctgtctccctccctctctccctctaagtaccactgagctatacaGTATTTCTACATTCAATAGTTTAAcgaatgtttttattgttatatcgTTAAAGTGGCTAGAGTGCCTTTGTATCGTCTGTCGCTAAATAACTCTCCAATCATCTCCCATTACCCTTCCATATCGACATCCTTGTTAACTGACGTACCGTGCCGTGAGCAGTTCACCAGACATTTAATTACACTGCTAGAAACAGGATGTCTGACGATCTGTGTGGTCGAGTTCTATCCAGGACAGACTACATGCGCATACTTGTCTGGTCATTAATATGGTATGACGATAGCAAACTGCGGAATAGAGGGGAGGGGTCCGCcgcgtgttttttttttagttttttttttttttgggggggggggggggggggggggggggtcaatttATGCTGCTTTCCTATCTCCGTTCACCACCCGTTAACTTATACGAACTAGATTAATAGTTAGTGAGCCCCAACAGTAAATCATTAATAAGACAAAACTTATATAGTCCTTCCCATAAGGGAatgcttttttcatactatggcaTGGCATTTACTACTAGTTATTaattctgagccgattgttttctaaattgcctACAAATATAGTTGGggtttgagggggggggggggggggtgttattttcaaaacacgtttacttttcttcttacgtgaaactaaactgaaattatttaaaaaaaataaaaaaaaatatataaaaaatttttgtAGAAGAATGGGACGcactataatttaaataatgattttctttACTTGTGCTAGCCAGATTATCTTTACGACTACCAATATCAGTTGTCGGTCCCACACAGTGAgttgtagacagacagacaggcagacaggcaggcagataTTTGATCAAAGTATCACCTCATTATAACAGAATAAAATTTAGCACATATGATACTGATTTAACAAACCCGCCATTGCCCATATGCTATtctgataaaaataaaacacatcttttacatgcactttcctataggcaggacagtacataccacggttttttaaataaaatattaacactgGTTGAAACATGGAAATCCAtcgatggtaaagtttgttttgtttaacgacactactagagc
It encodes:
- the LOC121372693 gene encoding leucine-rich repeat protein lrrA-like — translated: MSARRRKKDEKPPPATGPGSKIISLPEPLKKFYIKRMPDTNRVHLKFGTANMVRLPIEIYMNEEVCSLAVQFTAENNRIKKIPKSLGNLEHLQLIDISNNNLSSFPATISKLKKLYSLDITNNNIKSLPRPIHKATSLKVLKASNNRLRGLPKNIGKSPSLDFIDVSHNLIKSLKKGMYELPGFINLSDNRITEIPPVNVKNPVIKRIDLSHNSVAFIPDSVSKLRCLTWLNLSHNSLDELPPQIGMVKYLYYLNVSNNSLKLLPDELCSLGYALDTFDASNNEIAVLPNDLEKLKKLKVLNVANNQIEFVPKGINELKYIETVNVSGNKLNSMKFAVSLGSLEHLYISSNMVEVIPEEISQMRSLKTLDVSDNGIRELPGAVGKIKTLKSLNVSKNKISVLPDSLGQEQILQFLDISYNRLASIPTDLRKLRNLETFRMSHNEIAAMPKSVDHLYQLHTFDVANNALTELIIPKPVCKLYLSQNPLVINPEEIKSAMVMIGDKDHLRNLTHLEISHLQLDEIPASVFNLRLLAHLNVSNNCISSLTANIGKLRALLSLDASINELTELPVEISALSKLERLILANNTIAEFSPEIPKLVSLEELDMSFNAMKLLPDHFGDLNKLIRLDLSNNELLTFPMDRIDVLASLHELNVSNNHIDQMPTGFPYLYRLKILVASGNDIKSLPGEFERMRNLEILDFSDNVLEALPESICKLPAIKQLNVSDNKIVLGFPRAWETLKQKANVTSDTQSSHKSREERDRPKKEVIEDSPKSSRKKKRGKGAKSAPPGN